In Zingiber officinale cultivar Zhangliang chromosome 1A, Zo_v1.1, whole genome shotgun sequence, a genomic segment contains:
- the LOC122013088 gene encoding light-harvesting complex-like protein OHP1, chloroplastic: protein MATISPTFLPHQSFPSVPRRNSSCLPRLNRPKSFSIRAAKLPAGVELPKDEPRLTEPFLGFTRTAEVWNSRACMIGLVGIFIAELIFNKGVLQMIGVEVGKGLDLPL from the exons ATGGCGACCATTTCACCCACCTTTCTTCCACATCAATCCTTCCCAAGTGTTCCCAGAAGGAACTCCTCTTGTCTTCCCCGCCTCAACAGGCCTAAATCTTTCAGTATTAGAGCTGCCAAGCTTCCTGCTGGG GTTGAGTTGCCTAAAGATGAGCCCAGGCTCACAGAGCCATTCCTAGGCTTCACGAGGACCGCAGAGGTTTGGAATTCTAGAGCTTGCATGATTGGCCTCGTTGGGATTTTCATTGCGGAGCTG ATTTTTAACAAGGGAGTTCTTCAGATGATTGGAGTAGAAGTAGGGAAAGGGCTGGATCTCCCTCTTTGA